One stretch of Castor canadensis chromosome 14, mCasCan1.hap1v2, whole genome shotgun sequence DNA includes these proteins:
- the Hmgb2 gene encoding high mobility group protein B2: MGKGDPNKPRGKMSSYAFFVQTCREEHKKKHPDSSVNFAEFSKKCSERWKTMSAKEKSKFEDMAKNDKARYDREMKNYVPPKGDKKGKKKDPNAPKRPPSAFFLFCSEHRPKIKSEHPGLSIGDTAKKLGEMWSEQSAKDKQPYEQKAAKLKEKYEKDIAAYRAKGKSEAGKKGPGRPTGSKKKNEPEDEEEEEEEEEDEDEEEEDEDEE; encoded by the exons ATGGGCAAAGGAGACCCCAACAAGCCGCGGGGCAAGATGTCGTCGTACGCCTTCTTCGTGCAGACGTGCCGCGAGGAGCACAAGAAGAAGCACCCCGACTCCTCCGTCAACTTCGCCGAGTTCTCCAAGAAGTGCTCGGAGAGATGGAAG ACCATGTCTGCAAAGGAAAAGTCCAAGTTCGAAGATATGGCAAAAAATGACAAAGCCCGCTACGACAGGGAGATGAAAAACTATGTTCCTCCCAAGGGCgataagaaggggaagaagaaagaccCCAACGCTCCGAAAAGGCCTCC ATCTGCCTTCTTCCTGTTTTGCTCTGAACATCGCCCAAAGATCAAAAGTGAACATCCAGGCCTCTCCATTGGGGATACGGCAAAGAAGTTGGGGGAAATGTGGTCTGAACAGTCAGCCAAAGATAAACAACCATATGAGCAGAAAGCAGCTAAACTAAAAGAGAAATACGAAAAG GATATTGCTGCATACCGTGCCAAGGGCAAAAGTGAAGCAGGAAAGAAGGGCCCTGGCAGGCCAACAGGctcaaagaagaagaatgaaccagaagatgaggaagaggaggaagaagaggaagaggatgaggatgaggaggaagaagatgaagatgaagaataA